The Martelella sp. AD-3 genome includes a region encoding these proteins:
- a CDS encoding 3-hydroxyacyl-ACP dehydratase FabZ family protein yields MLLEYFQMIDEVVSVDIAAGRIVARSTVPEESPVFEGHFPGMPLVPGVLLIETMAQASGMLLLGVNNCSAMPFLMMVDSAKLRSFVEPHAVLDIEAALEHEGSGFAVTKAKIASAGKPIASAQLKFRTLSFEDNDLAPIVRRRAEEVGLFAAIENGQTVERS; encoded by the coding sequence ATGCTGCTCGAATATTTCCAGATGATCGATGAGGTCGTGTCCGTGGATATAGCCGCGGGCAGGATCGTCGCGCGTTCGACGGTGCCGGAAGAGAGCCCGGTGTTCGAGGGGCATTTTCCCGGCATGCCGCTTGTGCCGGGCGTGCTCTTGATCGAGACCATGGCGCAGGCCTCCGGCATGCTGCTGCTGGGCGTCAACAATTGTTCGGCCATGCCCTTTCTGATGATGGTCGACAGCGCCAAGCTGCGCAGCTTCGTCGAGCCGCATGCCGTGCTCGATATCGAGGCGGCGCTGGAGCACGAAGGCTCGGGCTTTGCCGTGACCAAGGCGAAGATCGCGTCTGCCGGCAAGCCGATCGCCAGCGCGCAGCTGAAATTCCGCACGCTTTCTTTTGAAGACAATGATCTGGCGCCGATCGTCCGGCGGCGAGCCGAGGAAGTCGGCCTGTTCGCCGCGATCGAGAACGGCCAGACCGTGGAAAGGTCCTGA
- a CDS encoding LysM peptidoglycan-binding domain-containing protein, protein MKNNNTRVIIAVLVLLLVAAGAYFALRDRGAELSGGQSITPAPQTTAPQNEPSGPDMEEEGSASQDETRNGTATAESESEVTEDADGGSVEQQQAMLRIPTFDLLRVEPDGTAVIAGGAEPLGLLDVKEEESVLASSDVTESGDFVAIVETPLSPGDHLIYLSVTMPDGRTVRSEQTATVSIPDGNNGELLALITEPGKASEIVSAPELQTTTAPGNTVVATRQSGGKEQTASAPDSGQDRDVLSGETSGDSDRETNLPAVNVETRGGDSETAEAVTAEQKPVSDRKPVAVTVSIKAVEIEGDTLFVAGEGEIGATIRGYIDDALVAEGSVNVEGNYVLEAKTDVSVGLHTIRVDMLDADSRVVARAVVPFDRPPGNQIAAISTDADGTSAEQTDGTRTFVQPQLQGSDNAVIIRRGDNLWRISRRVYGRGVRYTTIYLANETQIVNPDLILPGQVFSVPVEPLPDGEAETIHRRLLEGMPVGPEYQLPPADQ, encoded by the coding sequence ATGAAGAACAACAACACACGTGTCATCATTGCCGTGCTTGTCCTGCTGCTGGTTGCGGCGGGCGCCTATTTTGCGCTGCGCGACCGGGGCGCTGAGCTTTCCGGCGGGCAGTCGATCACCCCGGCCCCGCAGACCACCGCACCGCAAAACGAGCCCTCCGGCCCGGACATGGAGGAAGAGGGCTCCGCTTCGCAAGACGAAACGCGGAACGGGACGGCAACCGCCGAATCTGAATCGGAAGTCACCGAAGACGCGGACGGCGGTTCGGTTGAACAGCAGCAGGCAATGCTGCGGATTCCCACATTTGATCTCCTGCGCGTGGAACCCGACGGCACGGCGGTGATCGCCGGCGGCGCTGAACCGCTCGGCCTTCTCGACGTGAAGGAGGAGGAAAGCGTCCTCGCCTCTTCGGACGTCACCGAATCCGGCGATTTCGTCGCCATCGTCGAGACCCCGCTTTCACCCGGCGATCATCTGATCTATCTGAGCGTCACCATGCCGGACGGACGGACGGTGCGCTCCGAGCAAACGGCCACGGTTTCCATACCCGACGGCAATAATGGCGAGCTTCTTGCGCTGATCACCGAGCCCGGCAAGGCCTCGGAAATCGTCTCCGCGCCGGAACTGCAGACGACGACGGCGCCCGGCAACACCGTCGTGGCAACGCGGCAGAGCGGCGGAAAAGAGCAAACGGCCAGCGCGCCGGACAGTGGTCAGGATCGGGACGTGCTCTCCGGCGAGACATCCGGCGACAGCGACAGGGAAACCAACCTTCCGGCCGTCAACGTCGAAACGCGCGGCGGCGACAGCGAGACGGCCGAAGCGGTCACGGCGGAGCAGAAGCCCGTCTCCGACCGGAAGCCGGTCGCCGTCACCGTTTCGATCAAGGCGGTTGAGATCGAGGGCGACACGCTCTTCGTCGCCGGCGAAGGCGAGATCGGCGCGACCATTCGCGGCTATATCGATGATGCGCTCGTTGCCGAAGGCTCGGTCAATGTCGAGGGCAATTACGTTCTCGAGGCGAAAACCGATGTCTCCGTCGGGCTCCACACCATCCGCGTCGACATGCTGGACGCCGACAGCCGGGTCGTCGCCCGCGCCGTGGTGCCCTTCGACCGCCCGCCCGGCAACCAGATCGCCGCGATTTCGACCGATGCCGACGGCACCAGCGCCGAGCAGACGGACGGCACCCGGACCTTTGTCCAGCCGCAGCTTCAGGGCAGCGATAACGCCGTGATCATCCGCCGCGGCGACAATTTGTGGCGGATCTCGCGCCGGGTCTACGGCCGCGGCGTGCGCTACACCACGATCTATCTTGCCAACGAAACCCAGATCGTCAATCCGGACCTCATTCTTCCCGGACAGGTCTTTTCCGTACCCGTCGAACCACTGCCGGACGGCGAGGCCGAAACCATCCACCGCCGCCTGCTGGAAGGCATGCCGGTTGGCCCGGAATACCAGCTTCCGCCGGCCGACCAATAA
- a CDS encoding TIGR00730 family Rossman fold protein: protein MTSEHDTIRSVCVYCGSRPGTSATYMAAGKALGAAIAKAGYRLVYGGGTKGIMGAVAEGMLENGGHVVGIIPEFLVDMEATRHQLEALDELLITPDMHVRKHTMFERADAFVALPGGIGTLEEIVEIMTWAQLGRHSKPMIFGNVDGFWNPMIQLLEHMSGEGFLHTSHQVRPRMIDDVGDILPTIEALWAEQDADDEGESHIISRL from the coding sequence ATGACAAGCGAACACGACACGATTCGATCCGTCTGCGTATATTGCGGCTCGAGGCCCGGAACATCCGCGACCTATATGGCCGCCGGCAAGGCGCTCGGCGCGGCGATTGCCAAGGCCGGCTACCGCCTCGTCTATGGCGGCGGCACGAAGGGAATCATGGGTGCAGTCGCCGAGGGTATGCTTGAGAACGGCGGCCATGTGGTCGGCATCATTCCCGAATTCCTTGTGGACATGGAGGCGACCCGTCATCAGCTTGAAGCGCTTGACGAATTGCTGATCACGCCGGACATGCATGTGCGCAAGCACACCATGTTCGAACGCGCCGATGCCTTCGTCGCGCTGCCGGGCGGTATCGGCACGCTGGAGGAAATTGTCGAGATCATGACCTGGGCGCAGCTCGGTCGGCATTCCAAGCCTATGATCTTCGGCAATGTCGACGGTTTCTGGAACCCGATGATCCAGCTGCTCGAACATATGAGCGGCGAGGGATTCCTCCATACCAGCCATCAGGTTCGGCCGCGCATGATCGACGACGTCGGCGACATCCTGCCGACGATCGAGGCGCTGTGGGCCGAACAGGATGCCGATGACGAGGGCGAGAGCCATATCATCAGCCGTCTCTGA
- a CDS encoding acyl carrier protein, whose product MSATFDKVADIIAETSEIDRDKITPESNTIDDLGIDSLDFLDIVFAIDKEFGIKIPLEKWTQEVNEGKVDADEYFILKNLCAKIDELRAAKQA is encoded by the coding sequence GTGAGCGCTACATTCGATAAGGTTGCCGATATCATCGCTGAAACGAGCGAAATCGACCGCGACAAGATTACGCCGGAAAGCAACACGATTGACGATCTGGGCATCGACAGTCTTGATTTCCTGGATATCGTCTTTGCCATCGACAAGGAATTCGGTATCAAGATTCCGCTCGAAAAATGGACTCAGGAAGTCAATGAGGGCAAGGTCGACGCGGATGAGTATTTCATCCTGAAGAATCTCTGTGCCAAGATCGACGAGCTGAGGGCGGCCAAACAGGCCTGA
- a CDS encoding Crp/Fnr family transcriptional regulator: MDEKPHFATDDDVIPQVCRACEARHGGICSVLNGSQLAALNKQSSKRTIDPGTEVVGQGENVNSYSNILRGVVKLSKMMADGRQQIVGLQFAPDFLGRPFSRESSLTAEAATATEICAFPRAAIERMIADTPGLEHKLYDQSLKELDEARDWMLTLGRKTAREKVASFLHLIATHIDPEADDGCTFDLPLSRADIADFLGLTIETVSRQMTKLRKEKVILVENNRHVTVPDIDRLNAAAGND, encoded by the coding sequence ATGGATGAAAAGCCGCATTTCGCAACCGACGATGACGTCATACCGCAGGTCTGCCGGGCCTGCGAGGCGCGCCACGGCGGCATTTGCTCGGTCCTCAACGGTTCACAGCTGGCTGCACTCAACAAGCAGTCCTCGAAGCGGACGATCGATCCCGGCACTGAGGTCGTCGGCCAGGGCGAGAACGTCAACAGCTACTCCAATATCCTGCGCGGCGTGGTCAAGCTCTCCAAGATGATGGCGGACGGTCGCCAGCAGATCGTCGGCCTGCAGTTCGCCCCCGATTTTCTCGGCCGGCCGTTTTCCCGCGAAAGCTCGCTGACGGCGGAAGCGGCGACGGCGACGGAAATCTGCGCCTTTCCCCGCGCCGCGATCGAGCGGATGATCGCCGACACGCCCGGCCTGGAGCACAAGCTCTACGACCAGTCGCTGAAGGAGCTCGACGAGGCGCGCGACTGGATGCTGACGCTCGGCCGCAAGACCGCGCGCGAGAAGGTCGCCTCGTTCCTGCATCTGATCGCCACCCATATCGACCCGGAAGCCGACGACGGCTGCACCTTTGACCTGCCGCTTTCGCGGGCGGATATCGCAGACTTTCTCGGCCTGACCATCGAGACGGTCAGCCGCCAGATGACCAAGCTGCGCAAGGAGAAGGTGATTCTCGTGGAAAACAACCGGCATGTCACCGTGCCGGATATCGACCGGCTGAACGCGGCCGCCGGCAACGACTGA
- a CDS encoding beta-ketoacyl-ACP synthase, whose product MSKFTDHLGRPLVAVTGMGVVTSLGRGLADNWEKLTGGVSGIHAISRFPTDHLSTRIAGTVDFIPSEANPVARSYAFAEATIEEALEMAGLSGDFDAPLFLAAPPVEPEWSMRFDLADRAPPPSEENDAYIRFLAAMREKADPAFHEAVMFGSISERIADRFGTRGLPVTLSTACASGATAIQLGVEAIRQGRTDRAMTVATDGSVTAEALVRFSLLSALSTQNDPPEKASKPFSKDRDGFVIAEGAATLILESLEAAHARGATVYGIMRGCGEKADHFHRTRSSPDGGPAIATIRAALEDAGLGIDRLDYINAHGTSTPENDKMEYSSLKAVFGDEMMPSIPLSSNKSMIGHTLTAAGAVEAVFSLQTMLTGVLPPTINYHTPDPTIELDVVPNVKREAKVSSVLSNSFGFGGQNACLVMTRDPS is encoded by the coding sequence ATGAGCAAATTTACCGATCACCTTGGCCGTCCGCTGGTTGCCGTCACCGGCATGGGCGTCGTCACCTCGCTCGGGCGCGGTCTTGCGGACAACTGGGAGAAGCTGACCGGCGGCGTTTCCGGGATCCACGCGATTTCGCGCTTTCCGACCGACCACCTGTCCACGCGCATTGCCGGCACGGTGGACTTCATCCCGTCGGAGGCAAACCCTGTCGCCCGTTCCTACGCCTTTGCCGAGGCGACGATCGAGGAAGCGCTGGAGATGGCCGGGCTTTCCGGTGACTTCGACGCGCCGCTGTTTCTCGCCGCCCCGCCGGTCGAGCCGGAATGGTCGATGCGCTTCGACCTTGCCGACCGCGCGCCGCCGCCAAGCGAAGAGAACGACGCTTACATCCGTTTTCTCGCCGCCATGCGCGAAAAGGCAGATCCCGCCTTCCACGAGGCCGTGATGTTCGGTTCGATCTCGGAGCGGATCGCCGACCGATTCGGCACGCGAGGCCTGCCGGTGACGCTGTCGACAGCCTGTGCTTCCGGCGCCACCGCGATCCAGCTCGGCGTCGAGGCGATCCGCCAGGGCCGCACCGACAGGGCGATGACCGTTGCTACCGATGGTTCGGTGACGGCCGAGGCGCTGGTGCGCTTTTCGCTGCTGTCCGCGCTTTCCACCCAGAACGATCCGCCGGAAAAGGCCTCCAAGCCCTTCAGCAAGGATCGCGACGGCTTCGTCATCGCGGAAGGGGCGGCAACGCTCATTCTCGAATCGCTTGAAGCCGCCCATGCCCGCGGCGCGACCGTTTACGGCATCATGCGCGGCTGTGGCGAGAAGGCGGACCATTTCCACCGCACGCGGTCATCGCCCGACGGCGGACCGGCGATCGCGACCATCCGCGCGGCGCTTGAGGATGCCGGCCTCGGCATTGACAGGCTCGACTATATCAACGCCCACGGCACGTCGACGCCGGAAAACGACAAGATGGAATATTCATCGCTCAAGGCCGTTTTCGGCGATGAGATGATGCCCTCCATCCCGCTGTCGTCAAACAAGTCGATGATCGGCCACACGCTGACGGCGGCCGGCGCGGTCGAGGCTGTTTTCTCGCTGCAGACCATGCTCACGGGCGTGCTGCCGCCGACGATCAACTATCATACCCCGGATCCGACAATCGAGCTCGATGTCGTGCCGAATGTGAAGCGGGAGGCGAAGGTATCTTCGGTGCTTTCCAATTCGTTCGGTTTCGGCGGGCAGAATGCCTGCCTGGTGATGACGCGCGACCCCTCCTGA
- a CDS encoding beta-ketoacyl-ACP synthase, which yields MTKSDNDVVVTGIGLVTSFGVGQAPHVAMLTGGAAPDMRVDDEICAPYPVHPLPEIDWKDQIPKRGDQRQMENWQRLGVYAAGLALDDAGVKGNEDICSTMDMIVAAGGGERDIAVDTMIVNEARERSDREILLNEKLTTELRPTLFLAQLANLVAGNISIVHKVTGSSRTFMGEEAAGISAVATAYARILAGQSTHTLVGASFVAERRDILLMFEAVHALSRGKWAPLWDRAAEDDGGMVMGSAGAFLVLESRAYAEARGAHIYATLSGVEGDRGKREDGKFEERFARLLADAGFEGGTNEAVFSGATGLSALTKQEADVLKSGFPDTPLRGYTGMTGHAMEANFPLGIALAALSLDAKAPVPIFNDGEASMSAPAEKIAVTTVGLQRGEGVAVLVGEK from the coding sequence ATGACGAAATCGGACAATGATGTCGTTGTCACCGGTATCGGGCTTGTGACCAGTTTCGGCGTCGGCCAGGCGCCGCATGTCGCGATGCTGACCGGCGGCGCGGCGCCCGATATGCGCGTCGATGACGAAATCTGCGCGCCCTATCCGGTGCATCCGCTGCCCGAGATCGACTGGAAAGACCAGATCCCGAAGCGCGGCGACCAGCGCCAGATGGAGAACTGGCAGCGCCTCGGCGTCTATGCCGCCGGTCTGGCGCTCGATGACGCCGGCGTGAAGGGCAATGAAGACATCTGCTCGACCATGGACATGATCGTGGCTGCCGGCGGCGGCGAGCGCGACATCGCCGTCGACACGATGATCGTCAACGAGGCGCGCGAACGCTCCGACCGTGAAATCCTGCTGAATGAAAAGCTGACGACCGAACTGCGTCCGACGCTTTTTCTCGCGCAGCTTGCCAATCTGGTTGCCGGCAACATTTCGATCGTCCACAAGGTCACCGGTTCGTCGCGCACCTTCATGGGCGAGGAAGCCGCCGGCATTTCGGCTGTCGCAACCGCCTATGCCCGCATTCTCGCGGGCCAGTCGACGCATACGCTGGTCGGCGCGTCCTTCGTGGCTGAGCGGCGCGACATCCTGTTGATGTTCGAGGCCGTTCACGCGCTGTCGCGCGGCAAATGGGCGCCGCTCTGGGACAGGGCGGCCGAAGACGACGGCGGCATGGTCATGGGTTCGGCAGGCGCATTCCTCGTGCTCGAATCCCGCGCCTATGCCGAAGCGCGCGGCGCGCATATCTATGCCACGCTCTCCGGCGTTGAAGGCGATCGCGGCAAGCGCGAAGATGGAAAGTTCGAAGAACGCTTTGCCCGACTTCTTGCCGATGCCGGTTTTGAGGGCGGAACGAACGAAGCCGTCTTCTCCGGCGCCACCGGCCTCAGCGCACTGACGAAGCAGGAAGCCGATGTTCTGAAGTCCGGTTTCCCGGATACGCCGCTGCGCGGCTATACGGGCATGACCGGCCACGCCATGGAAGCCAACTTCCCCCTCGGCATCGCGCTGGCCGCGCTTTCGCTCGATGCCAAGGCGCCGGTGCCCATCTTCAATGACGGCGAGGCATCGATGTCGGCGCCGGCCGAGAAGATCGCCGTGACCACCGTCGGCCTGCAGCGCGGCGAAGGCGTTGCCGTGCTTGTCGGCGAGAAGTGA
- a CDS encoding ABC transporter ATP-binding protein/permease, giving the protein MADRQKTVSADSANPLQTIINLWPYIWPSSRPDLKQRVVYATIALVIAKLILLLVPYSFKWATNALTGELEINTILPAFLFGAITLVLFYNLARIGQLGFNQLRDALFASVGQYAVRQLAHRVFVHMHQLALRFHLSRKTGGLSRIIERGTKGIETIVRFTILATLPTVLEFVLVAIIFWWGYGFDYLAITAVTVVLYVWFTIKASDWRIAIRRQMNDSDTDANTKAIDSLLNYETVKYFGNEDMEASRYDASMARYETAATRIWTSLGWLNFGQGVIFGAGMTVMMVLSAIAVKNGTQTIGDFVFVNAMLIQLAIPLNFIGSVYREIRQGLTDIEEMFHILEVDPEITDKPDAEDLQIRQGAIAFKDVHFAYDPARPILKGVSFEVPAGKTVAIVGPTGAGKSTISRLLFRFYDVNEGAITIDGQDLREVRQHSLREAIGMVPQDTVLFNDTIAYNIRYGRTSATDEEVNAAAELAQVGDFIRQLPEGFDTQVGERGLKLSGGEKQRVAIARTILKAPPILVLDEATSALDTHTEREIQAALDVVSKNRTTLVIAHRLSTVIGADEIIVLKRGEIAERGTHDDLIAMNGLYAQMWERQREATLAEEHLREVRESDDMGVIMRLDPAN; this is encoded by the coding sequence ATGGCAGACCGCCAGAAAACCGTTTCAGCGGATTCAGCCAATCCGCTCCAGACCATCATCAATCTCTGGCCCTATATCTGGCCGTCCAGCCGCCCGGATCTCAAGCAGCGCGTCGTCTACGCGACAATCGCCCTGGTGATCGCCAAGCTCATTCTTCTCCTGGTTCCTTACTCTTTCAAATGGGCCACCAATGCGCTGACCGGCGAGCTGGAGATCAACACCATCCTGCCGGCTTTCCTGTTCGGCGCGATCACGCTGGTGCTGTTCTACAACCTCGCCCGCATCGGCCAGCTCGGCTTCAACCAGCTGCGCGACGCCTTGTTTGCCAGCGTCGGCCAATATGCCGTGCGCCAGCTCGCCCACCGCGTCTTCGTCCACATGCACCAGCTGGCGTTGCGCTTCCACCTGTCGCGCAAGACCGGCGGACTTTCGCGCATCATCGAGCGCGGCACCAAGGGCATCGAAACCATCGTCCGGTTCACCATCCTTGCCACGCTGCCGACCGTGCTGGAATTCGTCCTGGTCGCGATCATCTTCTGGTGGGGTTATGGCTTCGACTATCTGGCGATCACCGCCGTTACCGTCGTGCTCTATGTCTGGTTCACCATCAAGGCCAGCGACTGGCGCATCGCCATCCGCCGGCAGATGAACGACAGCGACACCGACGCCAACACCAAGGCAATCGACTCGCTGCTGAATTATGAAACCGTCAAATATTTCGGCAATGAGGACATGGAAGCCAGCCGCTATGACGCCTCCATGGCCCGTTACGAAACGGCGGCGACCCGCATATGGACCTCGCTCGGCTGGCTGAACTTCGGCCAGGGCGTCATCTTCGGCGCCGGCATGACCGTGATGATGGTTCTCTCGGCAATCGCGGTGAAGAACGGCACGCAGACGATCGGCGACTTCGTCTTCGTCAATGCGATGCTGATCCAGCTGGCCATACCGCTCAACTTCATCGGCTCGGTCTACCGCGAAATCCGCCAGGGCCTGACCGATATCGAGGAGATGTTCCACATCCTCGAGGTCGACCCGGAAATCACCGACAAGCCCGATGCCGAGGATTTGCAGATCCGCCAGGGCGCGATCGCCTTCAAGGATGTGCACTTCGCCTATGATCCCGCGCGGCCGATCCTCAAGGGCGTCTCCTTCGAGGTGCCGGCCGGCAAGACGGTGGCGATCGTCGGGCCGACAGGCGCGGGCAAGTCGACGATCTCGAGGCTGCTTTTCCGCTTCTACGACGTCAATGAGGGCGCGATCACCATCGATGGACAGGATCTGCGCGAGGTCCGCCAGCACTCGCTCAGGGAAGCGATCGGCATGGTGCCCCAGGACACCGTGCTGTTCAACGACACGATCGCCTACAATATCCGCTACGGCCGGACGTCGGCGACCGACGAGGAAGTCAATGCGGCGGCCGAACTTGCCCAGGTGGGCGATTTCATCCGGCAACTGCCGGAAGGTTTCGACACCCAGGTCGGCGAACGCGGACTGAAGCTCTCCGGCGGCGAGAAACAGCGCGTCGCCATCGCCCGGACGATCCTCAAGGCCCCGCCGATTCTCGTGCTCGACGAGGCGACCTCGGCGCTCGATACCCATACCGAACGCGAAATCCAGGCCGCCCTCGACGTGGTGTCGAAAAATCGCACCACGCTCGTCATCGCCCACCGGCTGTCCACCGTCATCGGCGCCGACGAGATCATCGTCCTCAAACGCGGCGAGATCGCCGAGCGCGGCACCCATGACGACCTGATCGCCATGAACGGCCTTTATGCGCAGATGTGGGAACGCCAGAGGGAAGCGACGCTTGCCGAGGAACACCTGCGCGAAGTGCGGGAAAGCGACGATATGGGCGTAATCATGCGGCTCGATCCGGCCAATTGA
- the hemN gene encoding oxygen-independent coproporphyrinogen III oxidase has protein sequence MTSSRQLLKTFSRPVPRYTSYPTAPHFHGGISGADVSSWVRALSREDKLSLYVHIPYCDRLCWFCACHTKHTLRYEPITAYLESLRHEIKSVGAMVPSGVRVTALHWGGGSPTMLTPDDMRRLMGWLRESFDFAQDAEISVEMDPNDLDEARYDALAGIGVTRASLGVQDFDETVQKTINRLQSFEQTAAVIAAMRARGVRSVNCDLLYGLPYQSLETLSRTVKQITSLRPDRIALFGYAHVPWMKKHQTLIPEDALPDAEARFEQMTLAGDMLAAAGYQPIGIDHFALPDDSLAAAARTGRLHRNFQGYTDDGADALIGLGASSISEVKEGYWQNIPAIGEYRRLAEAGELPVVRGIAIDDEDRLRRFVIERVMCAYGFSACELRARFGEAAEHVMAEARAYARHNPEICRFDAFGFRLENAAFPFARSVAATFDTYLEGGRGRHSSAV, from the coding sequence ATGACATCCAGCCGGCAGTTGCTGAAGACGTTCTCGCGCCCCGTTCCGCGCTATACGAGCTATCCGACGGCGCCGCATTTTCACGGCGGAATTTCGGGAGCGGACGTCAGTTCCTGGGTGAGGGCGCTTTCCCGGGAAGACAAGCTGTCGCTCTACGTCCATATTCCCTATTGCGACCGGCTCTGTTGGTTCTGCGCCTGTCACACAAAGCATACGCTGCGCTACGAGCCGATCACTGCCTATCTGGAAAGTCTCCGCCACGAAATCAAGAGCGTCGGCGCAATGGTCCCGTCCGGCGTCAGGGTTACCGCCCTGCATTGGGGCGGCGGATCGCCGACGATGCTGACGCCGGACGACATGCGCCGGCTGATGGGATGGTTGCGGGAGTCCTTCGACTTTGCCCAGGACGCGGAGATCAGCGTCGAGATGGATCCGAACGACCTTGACGAGGCGCGCTACGATGCGCTTGCCGGGATCGGCGTGACCCGCGCCAGCCTCGGCGTTCAGGATTTCGACGAGACCGTGCAGAAGACGATCAACCGCCTGCAGAGCTTCGAGCAGACCGCTGCGGTGATTGCAGCCATGCGCGCCCGCGGCGTGCGCTCGGTCAATTGCGACCTGCTCTATGGCCTGCCGTACCAGAGCCTTGAGACGCTGTCGCGCACCGTCAAGCAGATCACTTCGCTTCGCCCGGACCGGATCGCGCTTTTCGGTTATGCGCATGTACCGTGGATGAAGAAGCACCAGACGCTGATTCCCGAGGACGCGTTGCCGGATGCCGAGGCCCGGTTCGAGCAGATGACCCTTGCCGGCGATATGCTGGCGGCGGCCGGCTATCAGCCGATCGGCATCGACCATTTCGCGCTTCCCGACGACAGCCTGGCGGCTGCGGCGAGAACAGGAAGGCTGCATCGCAATTTCCAGGGTTATACAGATGACGGCGCGGATGCGTTGATCGGGCTCGGAGCCTCTTCGATCAGCGAGGTGAAGGAAGGCTACTGGCAGAATATTCCGGCGATCGGCGAATATCGCCGTCTGGCGGAGGCCGGCGAACTGCCGGTCGTGCGCGGGATCGCGATTGATGACGAGGATCGCCTGCGCCGCTTCGTCATCGAGAGGGTCATGTGCGCCTATGGGTTTTCCGCCTGCGAGCTGCGTGCCCGTTTCGGCGAGGCGGCCGAGCATGTGATGGCCGAGGCGAGGGCCTATGCGCGTCACAATCCCGAGATCTGTCGCTTCGACGCCTTCGGTTTTCGTCTGGAAAATGCGGCATTTCCCTTCGCCCGCTCTGTTGCCGCGACTTTCGATACCTATCTGGAGGGCGGCCGGGGGCGTCACTCCTCGGCGGTCTGA
- a CDS encoding zinc-binding dehydrogenase translates to MRALQLTDDRKIELMDVAEPEAPGPGEVTLRPKAVALNHIDVWGWRGMAFAKRKLPLTIGAEASGIVEAIGPGVSNVLPGDLVSIYGARVCGRCKACREGRDNLCEHVGGVHGFHLDGFAQDRINIPARQLVVAPPGVDAIAAALAPVTFGTVEHMLFDNAKLQPGETILVHAGGSGIGSAAIQLAKKTGCTVITTVGSEDKMEKARALGADHVINYREDRFEGVVRKLTKKKGVDVVFEHVGADTWAGSMLSMKRGGRLVTCGSTSGVSTNVNLMMLFQQQLKFFGSFGCRMENMADAMQKMAQGVVHPVIDTLVDFDGIDKALERMESRQVFGKIVLRIGD, encoded by the coding sequence ATGCGCGCATTGCAGCTGACAGATGACCGCAAGATCGAGCTTATGGATGTCGCGGAGCCGGAAGCGCCCGGCCCGGGCGAGGTGACGCTGCGGCCGAAGGCGGTTGCGCTCAACCATATCGACGTCTGGGGCTGGCGCGGCATGGCCTTTGCCAAGCGCAAGCTGCCGCTCACCATCGGTGCGGAAGCCTCCGGCATTGTCGAGGCAATCGGCCCGGGCGTTTCCAATGTTCTGCCGGGCGATCTCGTCTCGATCTATGGCGCGCGGGTCTGTGGCCGTTGCAAGGCCTGCCGCGAGGGCCGGGACAATCTGTGCGAACATGTGGGCGGCGTCCATGGTTTCCACCTGGATGGCTTCGCCCAGGACAGGATCAACATTCCCGCCCGCCAGCTCGTTGTCGCGCCGCCCGGCGTCGACGCGATTGCCGCGGCGCTGGCGCCGGTCACCTTCGGCACGGTGGAGCACATGCTGTTCGACAATGCGAAGCTGCAGCCGGGCGAGACCATTCTGGTGCATGCCGGCGGTTCAGGTATCGGATCCGCCGCGATCCAGCTTGCAAAGAAAACGGGCTGCACGGTGATCACCACGGTCGGATCAGAAGACAAGATGGAAAAGGCGCGCGCGCTTGGCGCCGATCATGTGATCAACTATCGCGAGGACCGTTTCGAGGGCGTCGTGCGCAAGCTGACGAAGAAGAAGGGCGTCGACGTCGTCTTCGAACATGTCGGCGCGGATACCTGGGCCGGTTCCATGCTGTCGATGAAACGCGGCGGCCGGTTGGTGACCTGCGGTTCGACCTCGGGCGTTTCCACCAACGTCAATCTGATGATGCTGTTCCAGCAGCAGCTGAAATTCTTCGGCTCATTCGGCTGCCGGATGGAGAACATGGCGGACGCCATGCAGAAGATGGCGCAGGGCGTCGTTCACCCGGTCATCGATACGCTTGTCGATTTCGACGGCATCGACAAGGCGCTGGAGCGGATGGAAAGCCGCCAGGTCTTCGGCAAGATCGTGCTCCGGATCGGTGACTGA